The following coding sequences are from one Eucalyptus grandis isolate ANBG69807.140 chromosome 11, ASM1654582v1, whole genome shotgun sequence window:
- the LOC120289661 gene encoding receptor-like protein 15, translating to MTSLRVLDAANNNFSGAIPSSLLYNLKSLEYIVFSENAFEGSLSLASLANNSNLEVFHLLNNRNHLEVNTEEPTWFPSFQLKVFTLSNCVLNKDANAIIPSFLKEQHDLILVQLSHNGMNGNFPNWLLENNVYLERFELTGNNLSGTFHLPSNVNLDNMLQLDVSTNIIEGELPSWIGSILPNLIYLNLSKNLLKGRIPYSMGNMNHLHTLDLLNNGFTGEIPEPLAKNCTSLVLLKLSSNNLQGNMLPRGSNLTSLRYLYLDNNRFRRGHIIYSLWNLKVLLLQGNRFEGSIPLDLCLLKNMSILDLSNNNLSGQIPSCLKDLAFGNNTDAFDAFSDSQQTVTVLPYVYISKFSIFFSYYEDKGSMYAPRLENLWSMYTYGLEKVHFMTKSRLELYEGHILQLMSGIDLSQNNLTGFIPPEVGHLGELRALNLSHNHLTGSIPKTFSDLKSVESLDLSYNSLIGPIPPQLTELYTLSDFRVAYNNLSGRTPDRKNQFGTFGETSYEGNPLLCGTPLRSCDNSNRERETLPSFNHTMKDDPWREAFLRSFAGSYVVAFLGMVLFLYLNSYYQYVLFELVCKLIPSFPH from the exons ATGACCTCACTCCGTGTGCTTGATGCGGCAAATAACAATTTCAGTGGGGCCATTCCTTCATCTCTCCTCTATAATCTCAAGTCACTTGAATATATTGTGTTCTCTGAAAATGCCTTTGAAGGCTCACTTTCGCTTGCTTCCCTAGCCAATAATTCCAACCTTGAGGTATTCCACCTCCTCAACAATCGTAACCATCTGGAAGTAAATACAGAAGAGCCCACTTGGTTTCCTTCATTTCAACTGAAGGTGTTTACTTTATCAAATTGTGTGCTCAACAAAGACGCAAATGCCATAATTCCTAGCTTTTTGAAAGAACAACATGATTTGATACTTGTTCAACTCAGCCATAATGGAATGAAcggaaatttcccaaattggcTATTGGAGAATAATGTATATCTAGAACGATTCGAACTCACGGGCAACAACTTGTCAGGTACTTTTCATTTGCCTTCCAATGTGAATCTTGACAACATGCTACAATTAGATGTGTCTACTAATATTATTGAAGGAGAGCTCCCATCTTGGATTGGTTCCATCCtcccaaatttaatttatttgaatttgtcaaagaaCTTATTGAAAGGTAGAATCCCTTACTCCATGGGCAATATGAATCACTTGCATACATTGGACTTGTTGAATAATGGCTTCACAGGAGAGATACCAGAGCCATTGGCTAAAAATTGTACATCACTTGTTCTATTGAAACTGTCAAGCAACAATTTGCAAGGCAATATGCTACCGAGGGGTTCTAACTTGACAAGCTTGAGATATTTGTATTTGGATAACAATCGTTTCAGAAGGGGACATATCATCTA TTCACTTTGGAACTTGAAGGTTCTTCTACTGCaaggaaatagatttgaaggTTCAATCCCTCTGGATCTGTGTCTGTTGAAAAATATGAGCATATTGGATCTCTCTAATAATAATCTTTCTGGACAAATTCCTTCTTGTTTGAAAGATTTGGCATTTGGAAACAACACGGACGCATTTGATGCCTTTTCTGACTCACAGCAGACTGTGACTGTGCTTCCATATGTATATATTAGCAaattctctatatttttttcctattatgaAGACAAAGGGTCTATGTATGCACctagattagaaaatttatgGTCTATGTATACATATGGATTAGAAAAAGTACACTTCATGACAAAGAGTAGGTTGGAATTATATGAGGGCCACATTCTACAACTCATGTCGGGAATAGATCTCTCACAGAACAATTTGACGGGCTTTATTCCTCCAGAGGTCGGCCACTTGGGTGAACTTCGAGCATTGAACTTGTCACACAATCATTTGACGGGATCAATCCCGAAAACGTTTTCCGATTTGAAGAGTGTAGAGAGCTTGGACTTGTCCTACAATAGCTTAATCGGTCCTATCCCTCCACAACTAACGGAGCTTTACACCCTGTCAGATTTTAGAGTGGCTTACAACAACTTGTCAGGTAGGACACCAGAccgaaaaaatcaatttggaacttTTGGTGAGACAAGTTATGAAGGTAACCCCCTTCTTTGTGGAACACCATTAAGAAGTTGTGATAACTCAAATCGAGAAAGGGAGACACTACCATCTTTTAATCATACCATGAAGGATGATCCCTGGAGAGAAGCTTTCTTGAGGAGTTTTGCAGGATCATATGTTGTGGCATTCCTTGGGatggttctttttctttacttaaacTCGTACTATCAATATGTGCTGTTCGAGCTTGTTTGTAAGCTCATCCCATCATTTCCCCATTAG